The Sorangiineae bacterium MSr11367 genome window below encodes:
- a CDS encoding M14 family metallopeptidase: MHRIGSLALALVLTACSAHATAVAEPSAAGQWGNVRVEPGQKQSGFLPVAAGPDGATQLPMTIVRGAKPGPVVAVLAGVHGSEYVPILASQRLREQLDPKELSGTVVLVHSSNPPAFFQRTVYYSPVDWKNLNRVFPGKANGTLTERVAHVLTRDVIERADAMLDLHAGDANEALTPYVAYIADSPDPRLVARARDMALAFGIDVVKARTPGVLDPAHTKYTSDTAAARGKPAIGVELGQLAQAPEAEVARVADGVMRVLRHLHVLPGEARPVEHPRWLVRTESITATAEGILTTSLQPGQRVEAGERVGTIRDFFGQVLAEARAPIAGTVVYVTKTPPIRAGESIASIGQFDDAPPHANP, encoded by the coding sequence ATGCATCGTATCGGCTCGTTGGCGTTGGCACTCGTTCTCACCGCATGTTCCGCACACGCCACCGCCGTCGCGGAGCCGTCCGCGGCGGGCCAATGGGGCAATGTTCGTGTCGAGCCTGGGCAGAAGCAATCGGGGTTCTTGCCGGTGGCGGCGGGCCCCGATGGAGCAACGCAATTGCCCATGACCATCGTGCGCGGCGCGAAGCCGGGGCCCGTCGTCGCCGTGCTCGCGGGGGTCCACGGTTCGGAGTACGTGCCCATCTTGGCCTCGCAGCGATTGCGCGAACAGCTCGATCCGAAGGAGCTCTCCGGCACCGTGGTGTTGGTGCATTCGTCGAACCCGCCCGCGTTCTTTCAGCGCACCGTGTACTATTCACCCGTCGACTGGAAAAACCTGAATCGCGTCTTTCCCGGAAAGGCCAATGGAACGCTCACCGAACGCGTCGCGCACGTGCTCACCCGCGACGTGATCGAGCGCGCGGATGCGATGCTCGATCTGCATGCCGGCGATGCGAACGAAGCGCTCACCCCGTACGTAGCCTACATTGCAGACTCGCCGGATCCCCGGCTCGTGGCGCGGGCGCGGGACATGGCCCTCGCCTTCGGCATCGACGTGGTCAAAGCGCGCACGCCGGGGGTGCTCGATCCCGCGCACACGAAGTACACGAGCGACACCGCCGCCGCGCGGGGCAAGCCGGCCATTGGCGTCGAGTTGGGGCAGCTTGCGCAAGCGCCCGAGGCCGAGGTGGCGCGCGTGGCCGATGGGGTGATGCGGGTGCTGCGGCACCTCCACGTTCTGCCGGGGGAAGCGCGGCCGGTGGAGCATCCGCGGTGGCTCGTGCGCACGGAGTCCATCACGGCCACGGCCGAGGGCATTCTGACGACGAGTCTGCAACCAGGGCAACGGGTCGAGGCCGGTGAGCGCGTGGGAACGATCCGCGACTTCTTTGGCCAGGTCTTGGCCGAGGCGCGTGCGCCCATTGCCGGTACGGTCGTCTATGTGACCAAGACGCCGCCCATCCGCGCCGGGGAGTCGATTGCCAGCATTGGGCAATTCGACGATGCGCCACCTCACGCCAATCCGTGA
- a CDS encoding DUF417 family protein codes for MDSLSIDPVRVERVGGYVLRYGLVAILLFFGAFKFTAVEAQGIEPLVRNSPFMSWMYALTSVRGVSNVIGILEIVVAGALLARPWSAKVAAVGSFGGVLIFLTTLSFLVTTPGIWVSVPGFPLPVPNEMGCFIAKDVFLLGASLWSAAEALRHSNEYTIGELSRSLR; via the coding sequence ATGGATTCCCTTTCGATCGACCCGGTACGTGTCGAACGCGTCGGCGGTTACGTGCTCCGTTATGGTCTGGTGGCGATTCTTCTGTTCTTCGGCGCCTTCAAGTTCACCGCCGTCGAGGCGCAAGGCATCGAGCCGCTCGTTCGCAACAGCCCGTTCATGTCGTGGATGTACGCGCTCACCAGTGTGCGTGGCGTGTCGAACGTCATTGGCATCCTCGAGATCGTCGTGGCCGGCGCACTGCTCGCACGACCGTGGTCCGCGAAGGTCGCGGCCGTGGGAAGCTTCGGCGGGGTGCTGATCTTTTTGACGACGTTGAGCTTTCTCGTCACCACCCCAGGCATCTGGGTGTCGGTTCCCGGCTTTCCCCTGCCTGTGCCAAACGAAATGGGATGCTTCATCGCGAAGGACGTCTTTTTGCTGGGCGCCTCGCTATGGAGCGCCGCCGAAGCGTTGCGGCATTCGAACGAATACACAATTGGCGAATTGAGCAGGTCACTTCGGTGA
- a CDS encoding sigma-70 family RNA polymerase sigma factor: MEIRSNEEWLVALRGPSPQGDGVREELRRRLLRGLAHGLASRALDEATLEDMAQNALLRVLDRLADFRGESRFTTWAMAVAMRVALSELRRAHWREVSLEAVAPDDAWNLPGYDEPVATAEQSMAQRHALEVLERATQERLTPRQRQVIAGELRGMPQEEIALQLGIGRNALYKLGHDARRALLRALLDAGLSADDVRWAFESER, encoded by the coding sequence ATGGAGATTCGCTCGAACGAAGAATGGCTCGTCGCACTGCGAGGGCCGAGCCCGCAGGGCGACGGCGTCCGCGAGGAGCTCCGACGTCGTCTCTTGCGCGGGCTTGCGCATGGGTTGGCATCCCGCGCGCTCGACGAAGCCACGCTCGAAGACATGGCCCAGAATGCGCTGCTCCGCGTGCTCGATCGCCTGGCGGATTTCCGCGGCGAGAGTCGGTTCACCACCTGGGCCATGGCCGTGGCCATGCGGGTCGCGCTCAGCGAGCTGCGGCGGGCACACTGGCGCGAGGTCTCGCTGGAGGCCGTCGCCCCGGACGATGCGTGGAACCTCCCCGGCTACGACGAGCCCGTCGCGACAGCCGAGCAATCGATGGCGCAAAGGCACGCGCTGGAGGTGCTCGAGCGCGCGACCCAAGAGAGGCTCACCCCGCGCCAGCGGCAGGTGATCGCCGGCGAGTTGCGCGGCATGCCGCAAGAGGAGATTGCCCTGCAGCTCGGCATTGGACGCAATGCGCTGTACAAACTTGGCCATGACGCGCGGCGTGCCCTGCTGCGTGCGTTGCTCGACGCCGGCCTGAGCGCCGACGACGTGCGCTGGGCCTTCGAGAGCGAAAGGTAA
- a CDS encoding NIPSNAP family protein yields the protein MFIEVRTYTLHCGKIPEFYSLYESQGLEKHARTQGNLIGVFSSEIGELDQITFMVGYDDLKQRSERRAQLYADPDWQRYADRVRPLITRQENKILIPARFSPLR from the coding sequence ATGTTCATCGAGGTGCGGACGTACACCCTTCATTGCGGCAAAATCCCTGAATTTTATTCCTTGTACGAGTCCCAGGGGCTCGAAAAACACGCCCGAACACAGGGAAACCTCATCGGGGTGTTCTCCTCGGAGATCGGCGAACTGGATCAGATCACGTTCATGGTCGGCTACGACGATTTGAAACAGCGTTCCGAGCGTCGCGCCCAGTTGTACGCCGATCCCGATTGGCAGAGGTACGCCGACCGTGTGCGGCCGCTGATCACGCGGCAAGAGAACAAGATTCTCATCCCCGCGCGCTTTTCGCCGCTTCGCTAG
- a CDS encoding dihydrodipicolinate synthase family protein: MGTFEGLVAFSVTPTRPDESIDEDRLCAHIDTLIAAGVDGIAIFGSTGSIGSFSEAERRRVAEVTTKHVGRRVPVAIGTGAMTTAEAVRLSEHAEKVGADALLVVPITYWPLNEAELCAHYRAIASATQLPIFAYNSPVLTGVDMTPNIIVRLWQDGRVKYLKESARDLLRIPQVKEATEGRLRIFGGRDDSIVEALRLGADGWTSGAANIVPRACRRLFNFANDSQNEFAAHILQRRLAPLMSFLMDKGHVSVCHTALEILGRPIGTPRRPILPLAGEDRIHLEGILRSLEEEL; encoded by the coding sequence ATGGGTACCTTCGAAGGACTGGTCGCCTTTTCGGTGACGCCGACCCGCCCCGATGAATCCATCGACGAAGACCGATTGTGCGCGCACATCGACACGCTCATCGCGGCGGGTGTCGATGGCATTGCCATTTTCGGTAGCACGGGATCCATTGGATCCTTCTCCGAGGCCGAGCGCCGCCGCGTCGCCGAGGTGACGACGAAGCACGTCGGCCGCCGCGTGCCCGTCGCCATTGGCACGGGCGCCATGACCACGGCCGAAGCCGTGCGCCTTTCCGAGCACGCGGAAAAAGTGGGTGCCGACGCCCTCTTGGTCGTGCCCATCACGTATTGGCCCTTGAACGAGGCGGAGCTCTGCGCGCACTACCGCGCCATCGCATCCGCGACGCAGCTTCCCATTTTCGCATACAACAGCCCCGTGCTGACCGGCGTCGACATGACACCGAACATCATCGTGCGTCTCTGGCAAGACGGCCGCGTGAAATACCTCAAGGAGAGCGCCCGCGATCTTCTACGCATTCCTCAGGTCAAAGAGGCCACAGAAGGCCGTCTGCGCATCTTCGGCGGCCGCGACGACTCCATCGTCGAAGCCCTGCGCCTCGGCGCCGACGGCTGGACCTCCGGCGCCGCCAACATCGTCCCCCGCGCATGCCGCCGCCTTTTCAATTTTGCGAATGATTCGCAAAATGAATTCGCCGCCCATATCCTGCAGCGCCGCCTGGCCCCGCTCATGTCCTTCCTCATGGACAAGGGCCACGTCAGCGTGTGCCACACCGCCCTGGAGATCCTAGGCCGCCCCATCGGCACCCCACGCCGCCCCATCCTTCCCCTTGCGGGCGAAGACCGCATTCACCTCGAGGGGATTTTGAGAAGCCTGGAGGAGGAACTTTAG
- a CDS encoding SDR family oxidoreductase, protein MTNVVVISGGGTGIGFASAVYFARKGAQLVLLGRRAHILTDAAKRLAAELPAAPAALCLTGDLSAAESAEGVVGRIREAFTHVDVLVNAAGGSVVMQASDAQYADGLAGVARRWTDNFRLNVLSTVLLTEGLRDRLRSPGGRILFVSSIAAYRGSVQGCYAAAKAALHPYTYDLATALGPKGITVNTVAPGYIRDTEFFGEKLSDERRETLIAQTMNKRPGTPEDVANTIGWLASPEASHVTGQIIQVNGGAERGR, encoded by the coding sequence ATGACCAACGTCGTCGTCATTAGCGGTGGGGGTACGGGAATTGGGTTTGCCTCGGCCGTGTACTTTGCACGAAAGGGGGCTCAGCTCGTTCTCCTCGGGCGCAGGGCACACATTCTCACGGATGCGGCCAAGCGGCTCGCCGCGGAATTGCCTGCAGCCCCTGCGGCGCTTTGCCTGACGGGGGACCTGAGCGCGGCGGAAAGTGCCGAGGGGGTCGTCGGCCGGATCCGGGAAGCGTTCACTCACGTCGATGTGCTGGTGAACGCAGCGGGCGGCTCCGTCGTCATGCAAGCGTCGGATGCGCAGTATGCCGATGGGTTGGCGGGCGTTGCGCGACGGTGGACGGACAACTTTCGGCTCAATGTATTGTCCACGGTGCTACTCACCGAAGGGCTGCGGGACCGATTGCGATCGCCCGGCGGACGCATCTTGTTCGTCAGCTCGATTGCGGCCTACCGCGGTTCCGTCCAGGGTTGCTATGCCGCGGCCAAGGCGGCATTGCATCCGTATACCTACGATCTGGCGACGGCGCTCGGCCCAAAAGGGATCACCGTCAATACGGTGGCCCCGGGCTACATCCGCGATACCGAGTTCTTCGGGGAGAAGCTCTCCGACGAGCGCCGTGAGACGCTCATCGCGCAAACCATGAACAAGCGCCCAGGAACGCCCGAGGACGTGGCGAACACCATTGGCTGGCTCGCATCGCCGGAGGCCTCCCACGTCACCGGGCAAATCATCCAAGTCAACGGCGGTGCCGAACGCGGACGCTAA
- a CDS encoding prolyl oligopeptidase family serine peptidase, with protein MRFSRLALPFAALGIACGQAEAPPAAVPSSPAVSASAPPVASVSKRPVYPPTEKRASSFQMGGMSFQDDYAWLRNDADPAVGRWIEAQNAFTTARLGEYPHLEALRNRFQELTLRSKPTLFQMIGTTGGVFALRRAPKAPQPAIVLGPQIEKLSDERIVFDPAAFDTTGQTSIDWFAVSLDGKRLAASLSKNGSEDGSLYVFEAATGKRIDGPISRVQYGTGGGSAAFAVDGKSIFYTRYPAPGERPEAELHSHQQLYRHVIGTPIERDERVPLELPVIAEIKLLHPTEDGVIVAKVHIGDGGDRLWYVGQPSVKGYTWTRLAEGSDGIPEMGVARDALYLLSRKGDPRGSIVRIPIRTPRLAEGKVVVPASDRELTGVVATKNQLVVFDIVRAASRARSFDLSGKLRGEVRLPERSTVEPTMPAPNGSLYVEMESYAAPPSIRRLDPGAFELQKTPLFAESPARFDDLDIVDEVAASRDGTKVPITLLMKRGTPRSVSTPLLLNGYGGYGFGYTPNFEARRRVWLDHGGIWAIAHIRGGNDNGESWHIDGKLGRKQNVFDDFIASADHLVSAGYTSRRKLAIRGSSNGGLLMAAVLSQRPDLARATVVGVPFLDMVRFETWPNGLFNTTEFGSMLDPEMAPKLVAYSPYQNTKAAAYPSVFILSGVTDARVPPGDAREFAAKLQTLSTSDSPILLRTWLDAGHGIGTSVFKRAEEDAQVFAFLFRELDITYANRQ; from the coding sequence ATGCGCTTCTCACGCCTGGCCCTGCCCTTCGCTGCACTCGGAATCGCCTGCGGACAAGCGGAGGCACCGCCCGCCGCGGTGCCTTCTTCGCCTGCGGTCTCGGCGTCTGCCCCGCCGGTGGCCTCCGTGAGCAAGCGGCCCGTGTACCCGCCGACGGAGAAACGGGCCTCCTCCTTTCAGATGGGAGGGATGTCGTTTCAGGACGACTATGCCTGGCTGAGGAACGACGCCGACCCCGCCGTGGGCCGCTGGATCGAGGCCCAGAATGCATTCACCACCGCCCGTCTCGGTGAGTATCCGCACCTCGAGGCATTGCGGAATCGCTTTCAAGAGCTCACGCTGCGCTCCAAGCCGACGCTTTTTCAAATGATCGGTACGACGGGTGGCGTCTTTGCGCTGCGTCGCGCCCCGAAGGCGCCGCAACCCGCGATCGTGCTCGGGCCACAGATCGAAAAACTGAGCGACGAACGCATCGTGTTCGATCCGGCGGCATTCGATACGACGGGGCAGACGTCGATCGATTGGTTCGCGGTTTCGCTGGACGGCAAGCGCCTTGCGGCGTCGCTATCCAAGAATGGCAGCGAGGACGGCTCGCTCTATGTATTCGAGGCTGCGACGGGCAAGCGCATCGACGGACCGATTTCTCGGGTTCAATACGGCACCGGCGGGGGCAGCGCGGCCTTCGCAGTCGATGGAAAGAGCATCTTTTACACGCGCTACCCCGCACCGGGCGAGCGACCCGAGGCGGAGCTGCACAGCCATCAACAGCTCTATCGCCACGTGATCGGCACGCCGATCGAGCGCGACGAACGCGTGCCGCTCGAGCTTCCGGTCATTGCCGAGATCAAGCTGCTGCACCCCACGGAGGATGGGGTCATCGTGGCCAAGGTTCACATTGGTGACGGCGGCGACCGTCTCTGGTACGTCGGGCAGCCCTCGGTGAAGGGTTACACGTGGACGCGCCTCGCGGAGGGATCCGATGGCATCCCGGAAATGGGCGTTGCGCGCGACGCACTGTATTTGCTGTCGCGAAAAGGCGATCCGCGAGGATCCATCGTGCGCATTCCCATTCGCACGCCGCGGCTCGCGGAAGGCAAAGTCGTGGTCCCTGCGTCCGATCGGGAGCTCACCGGTGTCGTCGCGACGAAGAATCAGCTGGTGGTCTTCGACATCGTGCGTGCGGCGTCGCGCGCTCGCTCGTTCGACCTTTCCGGGAAGCTCCGGGGGGAGGTGCGGCTGCCGGAGCGTTCGACCGTGGAACCCACGATGCCAGCGCCGAACGGTTCGCTCTACGTCGAGATGGAATCGTACGCGGCGCCGCCGTCGATTCGACGGCTCGATCCAGGGGCGTTCGAGCTGCAAAAGACGCCACTGTTCGCGGAATCACCGGCGCGGTTCGACGATCTCGACATCGTGGACGAGGTGGCGGCGTCCCGCGATGGCACCAAGGTGCCCATCACCCTTTTGATGAAGCGCGGAACACCGCGTTCGGTCTCCACGCCGCTGTTGCTCAATGGATACGGCGGATACGGTTTCGGCTACACGCCGAACTTCGAAGCGCGACGCCGCGTGTGGCTCGATCATGGCGGTATTTGGGCGATTGCGCACATCCGCGGCGGCAACGACAACGGCGAATCGTGGCACATCGACGGAAAGCTGGGGCGCAAGCAGAACGTGTTCGACGACTTCATCGCTTCGGCCGATCACCTCGTTTCCGCCGGCTACACATCGAGGCGCAAACTCGCAATCCGCGGCAGCTCGAATGGCGGCCTTTTGATGGCGGCCGTGCTCAGCCAACGGCCCGACCTGGCACGCGCGACGGTCGTCGGGGTACCTTTTCTCGATATGGTGCGATTCGAAACATGGCCCAATGGTCTATTCAACACGACCGAATTCGGGTCGATGCTCGATCCCGAGATGGCACCGAAGCTTGTAGCCTATTCGCCATACCAAAACACCAAAGCGGCAGCTTACCCTTCGGTGTTCATCCTGTCCGGGGTGACCGATGCGCGGGTCCCGCCGGGCGATGCGCGGGAATTCGCCGCGAAGCTGCAGACGCTCTCCACGTCGGACTCGCCGATTCTCCTGCGCACATGGCTCGACGCCGGCCACGGCATCGGCACGAGTGTCTTCAAACGCGCCGAGGAAGACGCGCAAGTGTTCGCATTTCTTTTCCGCGAGCTCGACATAACGTATGCGAATCGGCAATAA
- the mxcH gene encoding TonB-dependent siderophore myxochelin receptor MxcH, with the protein MIRIFNFCRPVVKASPRRRMKLAFVVCILGTCTVAVRAHAQEAAPAEVKVRGRASESQRLQRSAEAVTVVNTDRAKRQSADMGEVLARIQGVALRRMGGLGSDARFSLNGFSDDQIRFFLDGVPLDVAGYPFGIANVPVNLIDRIEIYRGVVPVRFGADALGGAVNLAGDRRYDTGANVSYQFGSFGTQRFTLGGRYRHEPSGIVARANGFFDVAKNNYDVDVLVPQTSGAQIPMTVRRFHDGYLAYGVSVEAGVVDRPWAKRLLLRGFTTGYDKDLQNDAIMSRVYGEPTYGERVSGVTVRYEQPLRENVELELVGSYAYRSIDFVDKSHWQYNWLGQRSRELRDFGRGEIDAKPRDQTEWQHTGFARATLAWTVAPEHTIRLTTTPTYATRTGEGRLRDMTVRDPLSARNTSMTLVSGAEYEFGAESRFQNIAFVKNYVYHVDGEDIELNGAGKSLEKDSLTFGAGDTLRYRVNDWLYAKASYEYATRLPRPDEVFGNGVLITPNLQLEPEVSHNANLGPRIELRRSRAGDIAVDVNAFLRESDKLIVLFGTERFYSYQNVYKTRAIGVEGSFAWTAPFRWLTLDGTVTYQDVRNASSEGLFGAFDGDRVPSKPWLFGSWGARLRFPHVLRADDWLEAFYVGRYVHRFYRNWESFGALDTKDAIDAQVTHAVGVTYWLHTDLTTLSTSFEVQNLTDAKVFDFFGVQRPGRAYFVKVTADL; encoded by the coding sequence ATGATTCGCATCTTCAATTTCTGCCGCCCGGTTGTCAAGGCGTCACCCCGTCGTCGAATGAAACTCGCTTTCGTCGTTTGCATCCTCGGCACCTGCACGGTCGCCGTCCGCGCACATGCGCAAGAAGCTGCCCCCGCGGAAGTCAAAGTGCGCGGACGTGCCTCGGAATCCCAGCGCCTTCAACGCTCCGCCGAGGCCGTTACCGTGGTCAATACCGACCGCGCAAAACGACAATCGGCGGATATGGGGGAGGTGCTCGCGCGCATTCAGGGCGTGGCCCTGCGCCGTATGGGCGGATTGGGATCGGATGCGCGCTTCTCCCTGAATGGATTCTCCGACGACCAGATTCGCTTCTTCCTCGACGGCGTTCCACTCGACGTCGCCGGTTATCCATTCGGCATTGCCAACGTTCCCGTGAACCTGATCGATCGCATCGAGATTTACCGCGGTGTCGTTCCGGTGCGCTTCGGTGCTGACGCGCTCGGGGGCGCGGTCAACCTCGCGGGCGATCGTCGATACGACACCGGAGCGAACGTCTCCTACCAATTCGGTTCCTTCGGCACGCAACGCTTCACACTCGGGGGTCGTTACCGCCACGAGCCGAGCGGAATCGTCGCGCGCGCGAATGGCTTTTTCGACGTGGCGAAGAACAACTACGACGTCGACGTGCTCGTCCCACAGACATCCGGTGCGCAAATCCCCATGACCGTGCGCCGCTTTCACGACGGGTACCTCGCCTACGGTGTTTCCGTCGAGGCTGGCGTCGTCGATCGCCCGTGGGCCAAGCGCCTGCTGCTTCGAGGGTTTACCACCGGCTACGACAAGGATCTCCAAAACGACGCCATCATGTCCAGGGTGTACGGCGAGCCGACCTACGGTGAGCGCGTGAGTGGCGTCACGGTGCGCTACGAGCAGCCGCTCCGTGAGAACGTCGAGCTCGAGCTCGTGGGCAGCTACGCGTACCGCAGCATCGATTTCGTCGACAAAAGCCATTGGCAGTACAATTGGCTGGGACAGCGCAGTCGAGAGCTCCGTGACTTCGGCCGTGGCGAGATCGACGCCAAACCCCGCGATCAAACCGAGTGGCAACATACCGGCTTCGCCCGCGCGACGCTCGCATGGACGGTGGCGCCCGAGCACACGATTCGTTTGACCACCACGCCCACCTACGCCACGCGTACCGGCGAAGGCCGCCTTCGCGACATGACGGTGCGCGATCCGCTGTCGGCGCGAAATACGTCGATGACCCTCGTCTCCGGGGCGGAATACGAATTTGGTGCGGAGTCAAGATTTCAAAATATCGCCTTCGTGAAAAACTACGTTTACCACGTCGACGGCGAAGACATCGAACTCAATGGGGCCGGGAAGTCCCTCGAGAAAGATTCGCTGACCTTCGGTGCCGGCGATACCCTCCGCTACCGCGTGAACGATTGGCTCTACGCGAAAGCGTCGTACGAATACGCCACCCGGTTGCCCCGCCCCGACGAGGTGTTCGGCAACGGCGTGCTCATCACGCCGAATCTCCAACTCGAGCCGGAGGTGAGCCACAATGCCAACCTCGGTCCGCGCATCGAGCTTCGGCGCTCGCGTGCCGGTGATATCGCCGTCGACGTCAATGCGTTCTTGCGTGAGAGCGACAAGCTCATCGTCCTTTTCGGAACGGAGCGCTTCTATTCGTATCAAAATGTCTACAAGACGCGGGCCATCGGCGTCGAAGGTTCGTTTGCGTGGACGGCGCCCTTTCGCTGGCTCACCCTCGATGGAACGGTGACCTATCAGGACGTGCGCAACGCCTCCAGCGAAGGTCTTTTCGGTGCCTTCGATGGCGATCGCGTCCCGAGCAAGCCGTGGCTCTTCGGCAGCTGGGGCGCGCGCCTGCGCTTTCCCCACGTGCTTCGCGCAGACGACTGGCTCGAAGCATTCTACGTAGGCCGGTACGTGCATCGCTTTTATCGAAATTGGGAAAGCTTCGGCGCCTTGGATACCAAAGATGCCATCGATGCACAGGTCACCCATGCTGTGGGCGTGACCTATTGGCTGCACACCGACCTTACGACCCTATCGACGAGCTTCGAGGTGCAGAACCTCACCGATGCCAAGGTGTTCGACTTTTTCGGCGTACAGCGGCCCGGTCGTGCCTATTTCGTCAAGGTTACCGCTGATTTGTAG
- a CDS encoding transcriptional repressor, with product MDVTRRKATKGRPKGGDVTRAIEKFRDVLHGRALKLSTVREAIVRAALTYDGHFNVEDLLRVLKNQGVSQAHLATVYRAIPLLIEAGIIQPTMLSRSHGNYYEAAFEREHHDHLVCKVCGRVIEFHSEAMEALQREIAARHHFEIEEHVHELLGRCKTCRKS from the coding sequence ATGGATGTCACGCGGAGAAAAGCCACCAAAGGTCGCCCCAAGGGCGGCGACGTCACCCGAGCCATCGAGAAATTTCGCGATGTGCTCCACGGCCGCGCCCTCAAACTGTCGACGGTGCGCGAGGCAATCGTTCGCGCCGCCCTCACCTACGACGGGCACTTCAACGTGGAAGACCTCTTGCGTGTGCTCAAGAACCAGGGCGTATCCCAAGCGCACCTGGCCACCGTCTACCGGGCCATTCCCCTCTTGATCGAGGCCGGCATCATCCAGCCGACCATGCTTTCGCGAAGCCATGGCAACTATTACGAGGCGGCCTTCGAGCGGGAGCACCACGATCACCTGGTCTGCAAGGTCTGCGGACGGGTGATCGAATTTCACTCCGAAGCGATGGAAGCACTTCAACGCGAGATTGCCGCACGGCACCATTTCGAAATCGAAGAGCACGTGCACGAGCTCCTCGGGCGCTGCAAAACGTGCCGAAAGTCGTAG